One genomic segment of Ictalurus punctatus breed USDA103 chromosome 4, Coco_2.0, whole genome shotgun sequence includes these proteins:
- the esrrd gene encoding estrogen-related receptor gamma → MELQDFCLSDNFQFLNQQNSLLEPSSSDDPPSPQDQTIKTDSPNFTPFSPSSTSESSSYSVFSQSLNPAHFTPQDNEELQLQPQTDSILNRDYLTSLSHGPKRLCLVCGDFASGYHYGVASCEACKAFFKRTIQGNIEYSCPVVNKCEITKRRRKSCQACRFQKCLRAGMMREGVRMDRVRGGRQKYKRQVDSGLSAFNQTPYTHPVKSIRNKVISQLLASEPAPLRASPDPVTPDSDLKTLMTLCDLLNRELLVMISWAKHIPGFSLLSLVDQMALLQSGWMEALLLCVVWRSLASTQGLEFAENLHLNEPQCQNAGLLELYTPLRLLIDKYQQLNISHEEAVTLRAMALANSDAEHVENGDSVLRFQDGLHEALQDYEVNERAAETHRVGRLLMTLPLLRQSSHRAVQCFRRLHIQHLVPMHKLFLEMLDTKM, encoded by the exons ATGGAGTTGCAGGACTTTTGTTTGAGTGACAACTTTCAATTCCTTAATCAACAAAACAG CCTCTTGGAACCCTCATCATCTGATGACCCTCCTTCTCCACAAGATCAAACCATTAAAACAGATTCACCTAATTTTACACCATTCAGCCCAAGCAGCACATCAGAGAGCAGCAGTTACAGTGTCTTTTCCCAATCTCTCAATCCTGCACACTTCACTCCTCAAGACAATGAAGAGCTACAGCTGCAGCCTCAGACAGACTCCATCCTAAACCGAGACTATCTCACTTCACTTAGCCATGGGCCCAAACGCCTGTGCCTGGTGTGTGGAGACTTTGCATCTGGGTACCATTATGGTGTGGCATCCTGCGAAGCCTGCAAGGCCTTTTTTAAGAGAACCATTCAAG GAAACATTGAGTACAGCTGTCCAGTGGTGAACAAATGTGAGATAACAAAGCGACGGAGGAAATCATGTCAGGCCTGCCGCTTTCAGAAATGCCTGAGGGCAGGAATGATGCGTGAAG GAGTACGTATGGATCGTGTGAGAGGAGGCAGGCAAAAGTATAAACGACAAGTAGATTCAGGCCTGTCTGCCTTCAAccaaactccatacacacatCCAGTTAAAAGCATCC GTAATAAGGTGATTTCTCAGCTGTTGGCTTCTGAGCCAGCTCCACTGAGAGCCTCTCCCGACCCAGTGACTCCTGACAGTGACCTCAAAACTTTGATGACATTATGTGACCTTTTAAACAGAGAACTGCTGGTTATGATCAGCTGGGCAAAACACATACCAG GGTTCTCCTTGCTCTCACTGGTGGATCAGATGGCACTGTTGcagagtggatggatggaagctCTGCTGCTATGTGTGGTGTGGCGTTCATTGGCGTCAACTCAGGGACTGGAATTTGCTGAAAATCTTCATCTGAACGAGCCTCAGTGCCAAAATGCTGGCTTGCTGGAGCTTTACACACCACTGAGACTCCTCATCGACAAATACCAGCAACTCAACATCAGCCACGAGGAGGCTGTAACACTCCGAGCCATGGCACTCGCCAACTcag ATGCAGAGCATGTGGAGAATGGTGATAGTGTGCTGCGTTTTCAGGACGGGCTGCACGAGGCCCTGCAGGACTATGAGGTGAATGAGCGTGCAGCTGAGACACACCGAGTAGGCAGACTGCTTATGACCCTACCACTGCTCAGACAGAGTTCACACAGAGCTGTGCAGTGTTTCCGCCGCCTGCACATACAACACCTCGTGCCCATGCACAAGCTTTTCCTGGAAATGCTGGACACCAAGATGTAG